A single genomic interval of Patescibacteria group bacterium harbors:
- a CDS encoding sigma factor-like helix-turn-helix DNA-binding protein, with amino-acid sequence MNSILEKVLLSQEITERQKLSPVDICTQLLKLLTNREADVLRLRFGLDGNGTHTLEIIGKRYTITRERVRQIEHQSIQKLKQSKQFQEISEGISTLVTHNLTQHGGMRRQDVLLNDLLSLSGDSSVNRNCLSFIIEQLLNTAIEEIKSEAILPSWKLKEFSSQLFTETIASIESLLESKGQPVSFDALLNEFLRSNFYQEHAQEYQSFVLFSSSPEQDERSMVERVLNTYLECSTSVLQNPFNEWGMSRWHSIKPKRMSDKIYLVLKKYGKPMHFTEITEQINKTRFDHKVAHAPTVHNELILDKRFVLVGRGIYALQEWGYKPGVVADVIASILSRAPNPLSREEIIDEVLKQRFVKKGTILLALTSHDTFLHLPDGRFMFKKIVSQAPETVHTEQNK; translated from the coding sequence ATGAATTCGATTCTTGAAAAAGTTCTCCTTTCTCAAGAGATTACAGAGCGGCAGAAGTTGAGCCCTGTAGATATCTGCACCCAGTTATTAAAACTGCTTACCAATCGCGAGGCAGATGTGCTTCGTTTGCGTTTTGGCCTAGACGGAAATGGCACACATACGCTTGAGATTATCGGCAAAAGGTACACAATTACAAGGGAACGCGTACGGCAGATTGAGCATCAAAGCATCCAAAAACTTAAACAATCCAAACAGTTCCAGGAAATTTCAGAAGGCATTTCCACGCTTGTTACACATAACCTTACGCAGCACGGCGGCATGCGCCGCCAAGACGTGCTTCTTAATGACTTACTCTCGCTCTCGGGCGATTCGTCTGTTAACCGCAACTGCTTATCATTTATCATCGAACAGCTTTTAAATACGGCCATTGAAGAAATAAAATCTGAAGCAATTCTGCCAAGCTGGAAACTGAAAGAATTTTCCTCGCAGCTTTTCACGGAAACAATTGCATCTATCGAATCATTGTTGGAATCAAAAGGACAGCCGGTCAGCTTTGATGCGTTGCTTAATGAATTTTTGCGCAGCAATTTTTATCAGGAACATGCGCAGGAGTACCAATCATTTGTACTCTTCTCATCATCCCCCGAACAAGATGAGCGCTCGATGGTTGAGCGCGTGCTTAATACCTACCTTGAATGCTCCACCTCAGTGCTGCAAAATCCCTTCAATGAATGGGGAATGTCCCGCTGGCATAGCATTAAGCCAAAAAGAATGAGTGATAAAATTTATCTCGTGCTTAAGAAATACGGCAAGCCAATGCATTTTACCGAGATCACGGAGCAAATTAATAAGACTCGCTTCGACCACAAAGTGGCGCATGCGCCAACCGTACATAATGAACTTATTCTCGACAAGCGTTTTGTTCTTGTCGGAAGAGGAATATACGCGCTTCAAGAATGGGGATATAAGCCGGGCGTAGTTGCTGATGTGATCGCTTCCATCCTGAGTCGTGCGCCAAACCCTTTAAGCCGTGAGGAAATTATCGATGAAGTGCTCAAACAACGGTTTGTGAAAAAAGGCACCATTTTACTTGCATTGACGTCACATGATACTTTTTTACACCTTCCGGACGGTCGTTTTATGTTCAAAAAAATTGTCTCTCAAGCTCCGGAAACCGTCCACACAGAACAAAATAAATAA
- a CDS encoding type IV secretion system DNA-binding domain-containing protein has protein sequence MTDQISQNNDICYFAMTNFRGQNRKFGIRTDDRRKHMYLIGKTGMGKSTTLENMIIQDIREGRGVGVVDPHGDLVEKILDYIPPHRINDVIYFNPADIDYPIAFNILENVDPRYKHLVASGLMGVFTKIWANVWSARMEYIMNNCILALLDSPGNTLLGINRILVDKEYRHKIVSRILDPVVRSFWVNEYANYNDRFRTEAIAPIQNKVGQFLSTAIVRNIVGQTQSTIDMREIMDTKKILILNLAKGRIGEDNSSLLGAMMITKLQLAVMSRVDIPEKERNDFFLYVDEFQNFATTSFSDILSEARKYRLSLIMAHQYIEQLEEEVAAAVFGNVGTIACFRVGATDAEELVKEFTPYFTEEDLVNLTKYDIYLRLMINGVASRPFSATSLPPLRTDEMTGNREKVIAVSRERYTKPREEVEEKIIRWTGIEDMYSTTAELDNIAGIAEDEQRYRELPAAPLPTEKPTNEPAVSQGPEPKNATCDNCGRGTLITFTPDEKRNVFCKSCLKKFRQGLIDITTLKKRNIPEVYDAPPAHTQAAPTDNTAHKTQSAPVSASPNFVILKPPPKLSPSQHDEQVRKIPILPVSYPSELSLRDALQTEPIPFHKLRGNKLKRRLTTETTPFETQKEPAEYAPPMPKPRHYVIKGIPPKKVVPL, from the coding sequence ATGACTGATCAAATTTCCCAAAACAATGACATCTGCTACTTTGCGATGACTAATTTTCGCGGCCAAAATCGCAAATTTGGCATACGCACTGATGACCGCCGCAAACACATGTACCTCATTGGTAAAACCGGCATGGGGAAATCAACGACCCTCGAGAATATGATCATACAGGATATACGCGAAGGAAGGGGAGTGGGAGTAGTGGATCCTCATGGCGATTTGGTTGAAAAAATATTGGACTATATCCCCCCGCACCGCATCAACGATGTCATATATTTTAATCCCGCTGACATTGATTACCCTATTGCATTCAATATTCTTGAAAACGTAGATCCCCGCTATAAGCACCTTGTCGCGTCCGGACTTATGGGAGTATTCACAAAAATTTGGGCAAATGTTTGGTCAGCACGAATGGAATATATCATGAATAATTGCATCCTCGCCCTGCTTGATTCTCCCGGCAATACCCTTCTAGGGATCAACCGCATATTAGTTGATAAGGAATACCGGCATAAAATTGTAAGCCGCATTTTAGATCCTGTCGTGCGGTCGTTCTGGGTGAATGAATACGCGAATTACAACGACCGATTCCGCACTGAAGCAATCGCGCCAATCCAAAATAAGGTTGGGCAATTTCTTTCGACCGCAATTGTGAGAAATATTGTCGGGCAGACGCAATCGACCATAGATATGCGGGAAATCATGGATACCAAAAAAATCCTCATCCTCAATCTTGCGAAAGGACGCATAGGCGAGGACAATTCGTCGCTTTTGGGCGCGATGATGATTACCAAGCTGCAGCTTGCAGTCATGAGCAGGGTAGATATTCCTGAAAAAGAAAGGAATGATTTCTTCCTTTATGTGGATGAATTTCAAAATTTTGCGACGACCTCATTTTCAGACATCCTCTCTGAAGCAAGAAAATATCGCCTCTCGCTCATTATGGCGCACCAATACATAGAACAACTTGAGGAAGAGGTGGCTGCGGCGGTATTTGGCAACGTCGGCACTATCGCCTGTTTCCGCGTGGGCGCCACCGATGCGGAAGAGCTGGTAAAGGAATTTACCCCTTATTTCACTGAAGAAGATTTGGTAAATCTCACTAAATATGACATTTATCTGCGGCTTATGATCAACGGCGTGGCGTCAAGGCCATTTTCGGCCACGTCGCTCCCGCCGCTTCGCACCGATGAAATGACAGGGAATCGTGAAAAAGTAATCGCGGTGTCAAGAGAGCGGTATACGAAACCGCGAGAGGAAGTTGAAGAGAAAATTATCAGATGGACCGGTATAGAAGATATGTATTCCACCACTGCTGAATTGGATAATATCGCTGGTATTGCCGAGGATGAGCAGCGGTATCGCGAACTTCCCGCAGCTCCTCTACCTACTGAAAAACCGACAAATGAACCTGCCGTTTCTCAAGGGCCAGAACCAAAAAATGCCACATGTGACAATTGCGGTCGCGGTACGCTTATCACATTTACCCCGGATGAAAAACGCAACGTATTTTGCAAAAGCTGTCTGAAAAAATTTCGTCAGGGCCTTATCGACATCACCACTTTAAAAAAACGCAATATCCCTGAAGTGTATGATGCTCCTCCTGCGCACACACAAGCCGCTCCCACAGACAATACTGCTCATAAGACACAAAGCGCCCCTGTTTCCGCAAGCCCTAATTTTGTCATACTGAAACCACCGCCCAAACTCTCTCCATCGCAGCATGATGAGCAAGTGCGAAAGATACCCATACTTCCCGTATCCTATCCTAGTGAGTTATCGCTGCGAGACGCCCTTCAAACCGAGCCAATTCCTTTCCATAAATTACGCGGCAATAAATTAAAAAGGCGCCTTACGACAGAAACCACGCCCTTTGAAACACAAAAAGAACCCGCTGAATATGCTCCGCCCATGCCTAAACCGCGCCATTATGTCATCAAAGGGATTCCTCCCAAAAAAGTGGTTCCATTATAA
- a CDS encoding ATP-binding protein, giving the protein MSLWIPILLLLFILALGASIFELLALRKARTYLTKRESDLEAKIYEIAILKELGERIGYSLNTRKIVEIITGSLGQFIDYSAVSYLLIEPQLLLFHCNLESSVDATFVSTIRDRMRAALNALTNDEYIKFRIEETVTGAIITESLHQPVRSFFNIPLVIRNRTVGIITVASTKSDLYHEDEMTLLYKITSQASQAVSRLEEVLAVEEEKLNAMVASMPDGLLMTDPEFRIVVINPALQRTLGLEGNSTVSIFNIIDCLGGVLDIRGKLDEAINLDKLIVAENVSFRQKTYQVLISPVKPLAPSDIPGKQNTFGSVALFHDITHERELEKMREDFTSMMVHELRSPLDGICKITELLTSKQRKGKSYHEFTHMIHQSASEMLTLVSTLLDIAKIDAGKFEILPVVSNTRTLLEEKLKFYRPLAADRHIQMSDSLDPALPDILLDPHRIGQVINNLLSNAIKFSPVAGTIHVSAFRHASGGNINQEGKTADPLWHAISTPLPLTDALVVAVSDMGIGITHDEIPQLFTKFQRLSAGKLSQKGTGLGLVIARGIIEAHHGIMTLGSTESKGTTFVFTIPLSH; this is encoded by the coding sequence GTGTCCCTTTGGATTCCCATTCTTTTACTCCTTTTTATTCTTGCTTTAGGCGCGAGTATTTTTGAGTTGCTGGCCTTACGTAAGGCAAGAACATATCTCACAAAACGCGAATCAGATCTTGAGGCGAAAATTTATGAAATCGCCATACTCAAGGAGCTAGGCGAGAGGATTGGTTATTCGCTCAATACGCGAAAAATTGTTGAGATTATTACCGGAAGTCTTGGCCAATTCATCGACTACTCGGCAGTATCTTATCTGCTTATAGAGCCGCAGTTATTGCTTTTCCATTGCAATTTGGAATCATCTGTTGATGCCACGTTTGTCAGTACCATTCGCGACAGGATGCGCGCGGCGCTCAATGCCCTTACGAATGACGAATATATAAAATTTCGCATTGAGGAGACGGTCACCGGCGCCATTATTACAGAATCATTGCACCAACCAGTCCGGTCGTTTTTTAACATCCCGCTCGTTATCCGAAATCGCACGGTAGGCATCATCACCGTCGCAAGCACAAAATCAGACCTCTACCACGAGGATGAAATGACCCTTCTTTACAAAATAACCTCGCAAGCGTCACAAGCAGTATCGCGTTTGGAGGAAGTGCTTGCTGTCGAGGAAGAAAAATTAAACGCAATGGTTGCCAGTATGCCAGATGGTCTTCTCATGACAGATCCTGAATTTCGGATAGTGGTCATCAATCCCGCGCTCCAGCGCACGTTAGGCCTTGAAGGGAATTCAACAGTTTCTATCTTTAACATCATTGACTGTCTGGGCGGTGTGCTTGATATCAGGGGAAAACTGGATGAAGCGATAAACCTTGATAAACTTATAGTGGCTGAAAATGTTTCATTCCGCCAAAAAACTTATCAAGTCCTTATTTCCCCGGTAAAACCATTGGCTCCGTCCGATATCCCGGGCAAACAAAACACCTTCGGTTCAGTTGCCCTTTTCCATGATATCACCCACGAAAGGGAGCTTGAAAAAATGCGGGAAGATTTCACTTCCATGATGGTGCACGAGCTCCGGTCACCGCTTGACGGCATATGTAAAATAACGGAATTACTGACGTCAAAGCAACGGAAAGGGAAATCATACCATGAATTCACCCACATGATCCATCAGAGCGCGTCTGAAATGCTCACGCTGGTATCCACATTACTGGATATTGCAAAAATCGATGCGGGTAAATTTGAAATTCTTCCTGTGGTAAGCAACACTCGGACGCTGCTGGAGGAAAAGCTGAAATTTTATCGACCGCTTGCCGCTGACCGCCATATACAAATGAGCGACTCTCTCGATCCTGCACTTCCTGACATCTTGTTAGACCCCCATCGTATTGGCCAAGTGATTAATAACCTTCTTTCTAACGCGATAAAGTTTTCACCTGTCGCGGGAACGATACATGTGAGCGCCTTTCGCCATGCCTCGGGTGGAAATATTAATCAAGAAGGAAAAACCGCAGATCCCTTATGGCATGCTATCTCGACGCCACTTCCGCTCACAGATGCGCTCGTGGTCGCGGTATCAGATATGGGCATTGGCATTACGCACGATGAAATACCGCAATTATTTACTAAATTCCAGAGATTGAGTGCAGGCAAACTTTCCCAAAAAGGCACAGGACTGGGCCTGGTCATTGCGCGTGGCATTATCGAGGCGCATCATGGTATAATGACACTAGGATCCACAGAAAGCAAGGGCACGACTTTTGTCTTTACCATACCTTTATCACATTAA
- a CDS encoding response regulator, whose amino-acid sequence MPKLQTILVIEDEQTILKAISIALEEAGFKVLSAIDGETGEQMAVTHAPDLILLDIILPRKNGLDVLKGLKGNEATNAIPVILLTNLSDTETVSQGVALGARGYLVKANYSLDEVVTKVKDVLKKSK is encoded by the coding sequence ATGCCTAAATTACAAACAATTTTAGTTATCGAAGACGAACAAACAATATTAAAAGCTATTTCCATTGCACTAGAGGAAGCGGGATTTAAAGTGCTGTCGGCAATTGACGGGGAAACCGGCGAACAAATGGCGGTCACACACGCGCCAGATCTTATACTTCTCGATATTATACTTCCGCGTAAAAATGGATTGGACGTGCTTAAAGGCCTGAAAGGCAACGAGGCGACAAACGCAATTCCTGTCATCCTCCTTACCAACCTTTCAGATACTGAAACAGTAAGCCAAGGCGTAGCGCTGGGCGCGCGAGGATATCTAGTGAAAGCAAACTACAGCCTTGACGAGGTAGTGACGAAAGTAAAAGATGTGTTGAAAAAGAGTAAGTAA